A segment of the Streptomyces sp. L2 genome:
GATCAGTTCGGCCGGCAGGCGCCGTGCGTCGTCGGTGTCCAGACACAGGGGTACGTCCGCGCGCTCGCCGTCCTGGAGCACCCGGCGCATCCGTGTCTCCGCGTCGTCGCTGGCCGGGTGGGGCGCGAGGTCCGGCAGGCGCAGGCCGTACATCGCCTCGCGGGGGACGGAGAGGGCCCGCTCCAGGCCGGCGCTGGCCCGCACCAGCCGCAGGTCCCGGTCGAAGACGGCCAGCGCGCACGGGGAGCGGTCGAAGGCCCGCTCCCCCAGCTCCCGGCCGCCGTCGACGCGGCGCGGGCCCGTCACGGCGGACACGATCAGCCAATCGCCGCCGGTGCCGTCATGGGCGGGGCGGCGGTGGGCCAGGACGTGGCGATCGACGAGCCGGTGACCGTCCCGGTGGCGGAGCGCCAGGCTGCCTCCCCAGCGCTCCCGCGCGGCGGCCTCCGGCCATGCCCGCGAGGGGGTGCCGGGGTCGGCGAGGAGCTGGGCGGCCGGCCGGCCGATGATCTCCGCCGGCGGGTAGCCCAGCAGCAGCCGGGCCCCGTCGCTCCAGCCCGTGACGACGCCCCGTTCGTCGACGGTGGCCGTGGCGGTGAAGGCGCCCGGGGGCACGGCGTGGGTCTGCGCCCGACCGCTGGGAGGGGTGGGGAGTCGCTCCATCGCCGCTCAACCTCCGACGAACCCGCCCTCCGACGAACCTGCACGGGCCGGTCCTCCCCCCAGCATGATCCTGGGGCCCACGGAGCACCAATCCGCCAAGCGGTCGCCCCGGGCTACCAGGTGGAGGGCCTGTGACGCGCCTGTGACGTTCGGCGGACGTGGCGATGACGTCGGCCGGTCACGGTATTGAAAGCGGACAAACTTCAGCTTTCGGACACGCCTCCCCTGGCGACCCGAGCGAAGCCGACCGAGCCGACCCCGTCGTCGAACCACCGAAGCCGACGAAGCCGACCCAGCCGATCTGCCAGAGGAACCCCCATGAGCCTCACCGTCACCACGCCGCACAGCGAAGCCGCCGCCCCCGCGCTGGCCCCGCGTGAGCGCGAGACCCTGAAGCACATCGCGGCCGGCTGCACCTACCTCCAGGCGGCCCGGAACATGGGACTGTCCCGGCACACGGTCGACGCCTACCTGCGCCGCATCCGCGCCAAGCTCGACATCAACACCACGGCCGAGCTGACCCGGCTGGCGATCTCCCTGGGCCTGTGACGCCCCGCCCGGCCGGCACAGCCGTACGGGCCGGACAACGGGCTCCGCGTCCAGGGAACTTGTACGCGGGCCCGGTAGTTCCCCTGATGCCGTCAGCAGTCGTTTGTGGAGACGAGGAGTTCGCATGGCCCTGTGGGACCGCGTCAAGGAGTCGGCATCGCAGATGCAGACCCAGTTGGTCGCGAAGAAGAACGACCTGAAGAGCGGTGCCTTCCGCGACGCCAGCATGGCGATGTGCGCCCTGGTGGCCGCCGCCGACGGCACGATCGACCCGGCGGAGCGCCAGCGGGTGGCTCAGCTCATCGCCACGAACGAGGTGCTGCAGAACTTCCCCGCGGACGACCTCAGGCGCCGCTTCGAGGAGAACCTGAACAAGCTGACCACCGACTTCGCCTTCGGCAAGGTCAGCGTCCTCCAGGAGGTCGCCAAGGCGAAGAAGAAGCCCGCCGAGGCACGGGCCGTCGTCCAGATCGGCATCGTCATCGGCGGCGCGGACGGCGACTTCGACAAGACCGAACAGGCCGTAGTCCGCGAGGCCTGCTACACCCTCGACCTCCCACCCCACGAGTTCGACCTCTGAGGTGACGTCCTGACCCGCCGTGACGGGGGCTCGCTCGACCCGCTCGACCGGGCCCTCGTCCACGCCCTCCACCTGGACGGCCGGGCGCCGTTCAGCACCATCGCCTCCGTGCTCGGGGTCTCGGCGCAGACGGTCGCCCGCCGCTACCGGCGGCTCCGTACCGAGGCGGGACTGCGCGTGGTGGGCCTGGCCGATCCGCAGCGGACCGGCGGCACCCAGTGGCTGGTCCGGCTGACCGCGGCGGCCCGCTCCGCCCAGGACATCGCCGCCGCACTGGTCCGGCGTCCCGACACCTCCTGGGTGAAACTCACCTCCGGGGGGACGGAGATCACCGCGGTGATCCACGCCCCGGCCGAGGACTCCTCGGCCCCGGCCCTGCTCCTACGGGACATCCCGCGCACCACCGGCATCACAGCGGTGTCCGCGCACTGCCTGCTGCACACCTATCTCGGCGGCCCGGCGAACTGGCGGCGCAGCGCCGAGGCCCTGGACGAGGAGCAGCGGGCGGCGCTGGCCCACGGCGAGACCGCGCAGAGCGAGGGGCTACGGCCGCTCGCGCCGGACGGCGGCGAGAGGCTACGGCCGCTCGGGCCGGACGACGGCGCGCTGCTGGCCGCGCTGGAGCGGGACGGACGGGCCGGGCAGACCGAACTGGCGCGGGCCACCGGCTGGTCGCCCAGCACGGTGGCCCGGCGGCTGGCCGAACTCCGGGCGGCAGGCACCCTGTTCTTCGACGTGGAGGTCGACGCCGGCCTCTTCGGTGTCCGCACCCGCGCCCTGCTGTGGCTCTCGGTGCGCCCGGCGGATCTCGAAGAGGTCGGCTCGGCGCTGGCCGGCCATGACGAACTGGCCTTCGTCGCGGCCACCACCGGCCGCACGAACCTGGTCGCCCAGGCACTGTGCCGCGACCCGGCCGACCTGCACCGCTATCTGACCCGTCGGCTCGGCTCGCTCCGGGCGATCGACGCCCTGGAGACGAGCCCGGTCCTGAGCACCCTGAAGGCGGCGAGCCCGGCAGTCACGGACCTGGCGCGGCCACGACGACCGACGGCGTCCGGCGTCAGTCGCTGACCTCCGTCTCCGCGGGGGTGTCGGTTCCCATCCGGCCGCTCGCGGCCAGGGTCACGCCCACCAGGCCGACCGCCACCCAGCACACGGTCTGCGCCGCCCTCAAGGACGCCGCCGCGTCCCCGGTGTCCGCACCGGACAGATACACGCTGCCGAGGACGGCCACCCCCACCGTGGCTCCCAGTTGCTGGACCGCGTTGAGCAGCCCTGCCGCCGAACCGACCTCCTGAGGGCGCAGGGGTGCGAGGGCCAGCGTGAAGAACGCGGGCGTGAACAAACCGGCCCCGACGCCGATGAGCGCCAGCGCGGGCAGCAGTGCGACCGGGTAGGCGCCTGGCGCGGTGCCGCGGTAGGCGGCGACGGCGGCCGGCAGCCCGGCCAGCAGCACTCCGAGCCCGTACGGCATCATCCGGCGCCCGTACCGGCGTACCAGCCGGGCGCCCGCCAGCCAGGACGCCGCCGCGAGACCCGCCGACCAGGGCGACAGGCTCAGCCCGGACTCCAGCACACCGCGGTGGGCGCCGAGTTGGAGCTGCAGGACGACCACCGTCAGCAGTCCGTTGGTCAGCGCGAAGAAGGCGGTCGAGGCGGCGAGAGCCGCCGTGAAGCCCCGGTGGGTGAAGAGGCCGGGCTCCAGCAGCGGGCACGCCGAGCGGCGCTGCTGCCGGACGAAGACGACCAGGACGAGCAGCCCGGCCGCGAGCAACAGGCCGCTGCCGGAGCGGAGTTCCGCGAGCCCGGTGCCGATCAGCGGATACACGACGAGTCCGGTCCCGGTCGCCACCAGTGCCGTGCCGGGCCAGTCGAGGGCGGGCCGGGCGGGGGCGCGGTTCTCCGGCAGTTTCCGGGAGAGGACCAGGACCACGGCGGCGACGGGGACGTTCACCAGGAACGCCGCCCGCCAGGACGAGCCGAACAGGTCGGCGTGGGTCAGCACGCCGCCGAGGACGGGTCCGCAGACGGCGGCGAGGCCCATCACCGGGCCGATGCTGCCCAGTGCCTTCGCCGTCTCCGCCCCGGAGAACATCGCCTTGATCAGCCCGATGGTCTGCGGAACGATCACGGCGGCCGCGGCTCCCTGTACGGCGCGGAAGGCGATCAGCAGGAGGGCGCCGGGTGCGGCGCGCAGGCCACGGAGGCCGCCGTGAACACCGCGACGCCGAGCACGAACATGCGGCGCCGTCCGGCAATGTCACCGAGCCGCCCTCCGGTGATGAGCAGCACGGCGAACGGCAGGGTGTACGCGGCGCCGAACCACTGGACGTCGGACACCGGTCCGCCCAGGTCGGCATGGACGGTGGGCGCGGCCACCTGGACGAGGGTCGCGTCGAGCAGGTTCATCGCCTCGCCCAGCAGCAGCGCCGTCAGGGCGGGCCATCGCCAGGGGTACGGGGTGCGGGTGCGCGGGTGTGTGATGGTCATGGGAGCCAGCGTCGGCGGGGGGTGCCAGCGGCTCCAGCCGCGCGGGGCCGGCTGCGGGATTGTTCCGTCGCAGCCGGCGTCCGTGCGGGAAAATCACACCGGGGTCAGTCCAGGCCCGCGGACTTCAGCCATGCCTTGGCGACGTCCAGGGGGTCCTTCTTCTGGGTCTGGACCTGGGTGTCGAGGTCGAGCAGGGTGGCGGTGTCGAGCTTGGCCGAGACCGCGTCGAGGGCGGCGGCACCCTTCTGGGGCAGCGCCTTCTTGTTGACGAGGGGCTGGACGTTCTCGAAGCCGAAGAGGTTCTTCGGGTCCCGCAGGACGACGAAGTTCTCCTTGGCGATGGTGGGGTCCGTGGTGAAGAGGTCCGCCACCTGGACCGCGTTCTGCTTCAGCGCCTCCTGGGTGAGCTTGCCGCCCGCGTCCAGCGCCTTGAAGGACTTGAAGTCCAAGCCGTACACGGACTTCAGGCCGACGAGGCCCTGGTGCCGGGTCTGGAACTCGGGAGAGCCGCCGAGCACCAGGTCCCCCGCGACGCCCTTCAGGTCCGCGATGGAGGACTTCGCGGTGAGGTGGTACTTCTTCGCGGTGGCCGCGTTGACCGTGACCGAGTCCTTGTTCTCGGCGGAGGAGGGCTTCAGCAGGCCCAGCTTGGCGTCCAGTTTGGCCTCGATGGCCGTCGTGGTCGCCTCGACCGTCTTCGGGGCCGCCTTGGGGTCGAGGTAGGCCAGCAGGGCGCCGTTGTACTCGGGGAGGACGGAGACCGCGCCGTTCTGGAGCAGGCCGTAGGTGGTCTCGCGGCTGCCGATGTTCGGCTTGTACGTGACCTTGATGCCCTTGGCCTTCAGGGCCTCGCCGTAGATGTCGGCGAGCAGGATGCTCTCGGCGAAGTTGTTGGAACCGACGACGACGCCGCCGCCGCTCGCCTTGCCGACCGTCAGGGGGTTGTCTGCCGTGTCGTCGGAGGAACCGCAGCCCGCCAGCAGGGCCGTGGCCGCCGCGAGGGCGACCACCGCCGCGCCTCGGTTCCTCCGGATGGTCCTGCTGGTGCGCTTGTTTGAAGTCACCTGTTGATCCAATCCAGCTGGTTCTCCGCCAGTCAAGTGAGCGTCCTCTTCGCAATGGATTCTTGATACGACGGTCAACTGCCGCGCCGTACGCCGGGCGAGACCGCGGCGCGGGCCGCCGCCCAGAACACCGCGAGCGTGGCCAGGGCGAGTGCGGCGACCAGGGTGGCGCCGCCCACGACCTTCTCGTAGTCCTTCTGGTAGAGGCCGTCGATGATGTACCGGCCGAGCCCGCCGAAGCTGACGTACGCGGCGATGGTGGCCGTGGAGACGATCTGGATCGCCGCCGTGCGCAGGCCGCTCAGCACCAGGGGCAGCGCGACCGGCAGTTCGACCTGGAGCAGCACCCGGGGCTCGGACATGCCCATGCCGCGGGCGGCGTCCACCGGGGAGGGGTCGACGGAGCGGACGGCCTCGTAGGTGGGCACCAGGATCGGCGGCACGGCGAGCGCGACCAGGGGGACCATCACCGGCGTCAGCCCGAATCCGAACCAGGTGACCATGAGCAGCAGCAGGCCGAAGGTGGGCAGGGCGCGGGCGGCGGTGGCGATGAGGGCGAGGGCGTTGCCGCCGCGGCCGTAGTGTCCGGTGACGAGTCCTACGGGCAGCCCGATGCCGGCCGCGACCGCCAGGGCCTCCAGGGAGTACAGGATGTGCTCGGTGACGCGGGCGGGGATGCCGTCCTCGCCGTGCCAGTGCGCGCCGTCGCTGAAGAACGCCTGGACGAAGTGGAGTACGTTCACCGGGTCGCCCCCTTCCGCGGCATCCAGGGGGTCAGCAGCAGCCGCAGCAGCACGAGCAGGGCGTCGACGGCGATCGCCAGGACCGCGGTGGTCAGCACGGAGTTCACGGCGAGTTCGGGCCGGTGGTACTTCTGCGCGTCGTCGAGCAGGTTGCCGAGCGCGCCCTGGTTGCCGATCAGCATGCCGACGCTGACGAGCGAGATGCTGGAGACGGCCGCCACCCTGAGGCCCGCGACGATCGCGGGGACGGCGATGGGCAACTGCACCTGGAGATAGCGGCGTACGGGTCCGAGGCCCATGGCGGTGGCGGCGGCGAGGGTCTCCTGCGGGACCGAGCGGACGCCGTCCACGATCGCGGGGACCAGCACCACCAGGCTGTACACCGCCAACGGGATCATCACCGTCGTCTCGGTCAGGCCGGTGTAGTCGATGAGGACGACGAAGAAGGCCAGGGACGGGATGGCGTAGAGCACGGTGGTCACGCCGAACACGGGCGCGTACAGCCAGCGGAACCGCACGCACAGCTGGCCCACGGGCAGCGCCACCAGCAGTCCGGCCAGCACGGGCAGCAGGGCCTCGCGCAGATGCAGGCCGATGAGACCGGCGTAGCTGTGCTGAAGGTCGCTCGGGATGTCGAAGAAGCCGTTCACCGGGCCGCCTCGGCCGTCTCCGGGTCACCGTCAGCTGTCTCCGGACCCCCTTCGGCCGTATCGGCGTCCGCCACGGCCGTATCGGCGTCCCTCCCGGCCCCCGCCTCGGCGCTGTGGGCGGCCCGGATCGCCTCGCCGATCGTCTGCTGTGACACGACCCCGAGGGCCCGTCCCTCGGCGTTCACGGCGACGGCCCAGCCGGTCGGGGAGAGCACGGCCCCGTCGAGCGCGGTGCGCAGCGAGTCGGTGCCGGGCACGAAGGGGCGGCCGTACGGCAGGAGCCGGCCGGGGTCGAGGGTGTCCGCGGCGAGGTCGTCCGGTGTGCCCCAGCCGAGCGGCCGGCCGTCGGCGTCGGTCGCCAGGAGGTAGGGGGTGTCCCCGGCCGTGCTCCGGCCACCGCCCGCTCCGGTGCCGGCCAGCGGCTCGGTCCGCAGTTCCAGCCCGCCGGACGGGAAGAACGACAGCCGCCGGATGCCCCGGTCCGCGCCGAGGAAGTCCTCGACGAAGAAATCGGCGGGCGCGCTGAGGAGTTCGGCGGGCGGCGCGAACTGGGCGAGCCGGCCGCCGGTGCGCAGCACGGCGACCATGGTGCCGAGCTTGATGGCCTCGTCGATGTCGTGGGTGACGAAGACGATGGTCTTGCCGAGTTCGCCCTGGAGGCGCAGGAGTTCGTCCTGCAGCCCCTTGCGGACCACCGGGTCGACGGCCGAGAACGGCTCGTCCATCAGCAGCACCGGCGGGTCGGCGGCGAGCGCCCGCGCCACGCCGACGCGCTGCTGCTGGCCGCCCGAGAGCTGGTAGGGGTAGCGCTTGGCGAGCGCGGTGTCGAGTCCGACGCGCTCCATCAGTTCGGCGGCCCGCGCCCGCGCCTTCTGCCGGCTCCAGCCGAGCAGGCGGGGCACGGTGGCGATGTTGTCGACGATGGTGCGGTGCTGGAAGAGGCCGGCGTTCTGGATGACGTAACCCATGGACCGGCGCAGGGTGTTGACGGGCTGCTGCCGGATGTCGGCGCCGTCGAGGAGGATGCTGCCCTCGGTCGGCTCGACCATGCGGTTGATCATGCGCAGGGTCGTCGTCTTGCCGCAGCCGGAGGGACCGACGAGCACGGTGATCGAGCGGTCCGGGATGTCCAGCGAGAGCCGGTCGACCGCCACCGTGCCGTCCGGGTACCGCTTCGTGACTGACTCTATCCGTATCAAAACGCCGAATGCCCTTCGGTTTGGCAGGTTTCTGCCCGCTTCGGCCACGGTGTGCGGTGGCCCGGCCGTTGCGGGAAGAGTCTAGACGGCGCCTGTTTCAGCAGCTCCGCGCCATTGCCGCCGTGCTACGGCAGGTCGTCCGTCCGCAGCACCAGCAGCTCCTGGTGGCCGGGCCGCTCCACGTCCGCGAGCCGCACCGCCATCCGCTCCACCATCCCCTCGAACAGGGTGCGCGCGTCCCGCCCGTTGGCGGGTTCCGAGGCGTCGGCCCGCGCCCGGAACCGGGCGAGGAGCAGTTCGTCGACACCGGCGTCCAGCTCGAATCCGTGCCGGCGCACCAGGTGCCGTACGATCCGCACCAGTTCGTCCGGGGTGTACGGCCGGAAGGACACGGTCCGGGAGAACCGGGACGCCAGCCCCGGGTTGGCGGCGAGGAACTCGTCCATCTCCGCCGGATAGCCGGCCGCGATCACCACGACGTCGTCCCGGTGGTCCTCCATCAGCTTGGTCAGCTCGTCGATGGCCTCCTGCCCGAGGTCGTGGTTCACGCCGAAGCGCCGGGCGAGGCTGTAGGCCTCGTCGATGAAGAGGACCCCGCCGCGGGCGCTGTCGAAGACGGCGCGGGTCTTCAGCGCGGTCGCGCCCAGGTACTGGCCGACCAGGTCGCTGCGGTGCGCCTCGACGAGCCTGCCGTCCGCCAGCAGGCCCAGATCGGCGAGGATGCGGCCGTAGAGGCGGCCCACGGTGGTCTTCCCGGTGCCGGGCGGACCGGAGAACACCAGGTGGCGGCTGCCGGGCGGCGCGGGCAGCCCGGCGTCGCGGCGCAGGCCGGTCAGCCGGAGCAGGTCCACCTGCGTGCGGACCTGGTGCTTGGCCTCGTCCAGCCCGAT
Coding sequences within it:
- a CDS encoding helix-turn-helix transcriptional regulator, encoding MSLTVTTPHSEAAAPALAPRERETLKHIAAGCTYLQAARNMGLSRHTVDAYLRRIRAKLDINTTAELTRLAISLGL
- a CDS encoding TerB family tellurite resistance protein; the encoded protein is MALWDRVKESASQMQTQLVAKKNDLKSGAFRDASMAMCALVAAADGTIDPAERQRVAQLIATNEVLQNFPADDLRRRFEENLNKLTTDFAFGKVSVLQEVAKAKKKPAEARAVVQIGIVIGGADGDFDKTEQAVVREACYTLDLPPHEFDL
- a CDS encoding Lrp/AsnC family transcriptional regulator, with product MTRRDGGSLDPLDRALVHALHLDGRAPFSTIASVLGVSAQTVARRYRRLRTEAGLRVVGLADPQRTGGTQWLVRLTAAARSAQDIAAALVRRPDTSWVKLTSGGTEITAVIHAPAEDSSAPALLLRDIPRTTGITAVSAHCLLHTYLGGPANWRRSAEALDEEQRAALAHGETAQSEGLRPLAPDGGERLRPLGPDDGALLAALERDGRAGQTELARATGWSPSTVARRLAELRAAGTLFFDVEVDAGLFGVRTRALLWLSVRPADLEEVGSALAGHDELAFVAATTGRTNLVAQALCRDPADLHRYLTRRLGSLRAIDALETSPVLSTLKAASPAVTDLARPRRPTASGVSR
- a CDS encoding MFS transporter — translated: MIVPQTIGLIKAMFSGAETAKALGSIGPVMGLAAVCGPVLGGVLTHADLFGSSWRAAFLVNVPVAAVVLVLSRKLPENRAPARPALDWPGTALVATGTGLVVYPLIGTGLAELRSGSGLLLAAGLLVLVVFVRQQRRSACPLLEPGLFTHRGFTAALAASTAFFALTNGLLTVVVLQLQLGAHRGVLESGLSLSPWSAGLAAASWLAGARLVRRYGRRMMPYGLGVLLAGLPAAVAAYRGTAPGAYPVALLPALALIGVGAGLFTPAFFTLALAPLRPQEVGSAAGLLNAVQQLGATVGVAVLGSVYLSGADTGDAAASLRAAQTVCWVAVGLVGVTLAASGRMGTDTPAETEVSD
- a CDS encoding MFS transporter gives rise to the protein MTITHPRTRTPYPWRWPALTALLLGEAMNLLDATLVQVAAPTVHADLGGPVSDVQWFGAAYTLPFAVLLITGGRLGDIAGRRRMFVLGVAVFTAASVACAPHPAPSC
- a CDS encoding ABC transporter substrate-binding protein translates to MTSNKRTSRTIRRNRGAAVVALAAATALLAGCGSSDDTADNPLTVGKASGGGVVVGSNNFAESILLADIYGEALKAKGIKVTYKPNIGSRETTYGLLQNGAVSVLPEYNGALLAYLDPKAAPKTVEATTTAIEAKLDAKLGLLKPSSAENKDSVTVNAATAKKYHLTAKSSIADLKGVAGDLVLGGSPEFQTRHQGLVGLKSVYGLDFKSFKALDAGGKLTQEALKQNAVQVADLFTTDPTIAKENFVVLRDPKNLFGFENVQPLVNKKALPQKGAAALDAVSAKLDTATLLDLDTQVQTQKKDPLDVAKAWLKSAGLD
- a CDS encoding ABC transporter permease → MNVLHFVQAFFSDGAHWHGEDGIPARVTEHILYSLEALAVAAGIGLPVGLVTGHYGRGGNALALIATAARALPTFGLLLLMVTWFGFGLTPVMVPLVALAVPPILVPTYEAVRSVDPSPVDAARGMGMSEPRVLLQVELPVALPLVLSGLRTAAIQIVSTATIAAYVSFGGLGRYIIDGLYQKDYEKVVGGATLVAALALATLAVFWAAARAAVSPGVRRGS
- a CDS encoding ABC transporter permease subunit yields the protein MNGFFDIPSDLQHSYAGLIGLHLREALLPVLAGLLVALPVGQLCVRFRWLYAPVFGVTTVLYAIPSLAFFVVLIDYTGLTETTVMIPLAVYSLVVLVPAIVDGVRSVPQETLAAATAMGLGPVRRYLQVQLPIAVPAIVAGLRVAAVSSISLVSVGMLIGNQGALGNLLDDAQKYHRPELAVNSVLTTAVLAIAVDALLVLLRLLLTPWMPRKGATR
- a CDS encoding ABC transporter ATP-binding protein, with product MIRIESVTKRYPDGTVAVDRLSLDIPDRSITVLVGPSGCGKTTTLRMINRMVEPTEGSILLDGADIRQQPVNTLRRSMGYVIQNAGLFQHRTIVDNIATVPRLLGWSRQKARARAAELMERVGLDTALAKRYPYQLSGGQQQRVGVARALAADPPVLLMDEPFSAVDPVVRKGLQDELLRLQGELGKTIVFVTHDIDEAIKLGTMVAVLRTGGRLAQFAPPAELLSAPADFFVEDFLGADRGIRRLSFFPSGGLELRTEPLAGTGAGGGRSTAGDTPYLLATDADGRPLGWGTPDDLAADTLDPGRLLPYGRPFVPGTDSLRTALDGAVLSPTGWAVAVNAEGRALGVVSQQTIGEAIRAAHSAEAGAGRDADTAVADADTAEGGPETADGDPETAEAAR